A single Bacillus sp. HMF5848 DNA region contains:
- the pruA gene encoding L-glutamate gamma-semialdehyde dehydrogenase, which produces MVQPYKHEPFTDFSVEANKEAFLKGLKIVESYLGQDYPLVIGGERITTEDKIVSINPANKDEVIGRVSKANKELAEQAMQVADKTFQDWRKSKPEVRADILFRAAAIVRRRKHEFSALLVKEGGKPWNEADADTAEAIDFMEYYGRQMLALKDGVPVNSRPNEYNRYNYIPLGVGVVISPWNFLFAIMAGTTVAAMVTGNTVLLKPASSTPVVAYKFLEVLEEAGLPPGVINFIPGSGKEVGDYLVDHPKTRFISFTGSKEVGLRIYERAAKVHPGQKWLKRVIAEMGGKDTIVVDKEADLELAAQSIVASAFGFSGQKCSACSRAVIVEDVYDEVLNRVVELTKKLTVGNTTNNEFFMGPVIDQAAYNKIMEYIEIGKGEGRLMAGGEGDDSTGYFIQPTIFADLAPDARLMQEEIFGPVVAFAKAKDFDEALEIANNTEYGLTGAVLTNNRAHIEKAREDFHVGNLYFNRGCTGAIVGYQPFGGFNMSGTDSKAGGPDYLVLHMQGKTTSEML; this is translated from the coding sequence ATGGTCCAGCCATATAAGCATGAACCGTTTACTGATTTTTCTGTTGAAGCAAACAAAGAGGCATTTTTGAAAGGCTTAAAAATAGTAGAGTCATATTTAGGGCAAGATTATCCGCTTGTTATTGGAGGAGAAAGAATAACAACTGAGGATAAAATTGTTTCTATAAATCCAGCTAACAAAGATGAGGTTATAGGTCGGGTGTCGAAAGCTAATAAAGAGCTTGCTGAACAAGCGATGCAGGTAGCTGATAAGACATTCCAAGATTGGCGTAAGTCTAAGCCAGAGGTGCGAGCTGATATTTTATTCCGTGCAGCAGCGATTGTTCGTCGCAGAAAGCATGAGTTTTCAGCATTGCTAGTTAAAGAGGGCGGTAAGCCGTGGAATGAAGCAGATGCTGATACAGCGGAAGCAATCGACTTTATGGAGTATTACGGTAGACAAATGCTTGCTCTTAAAGATGGGGTACCTGTTAATAGCCGTCCTAATGAGTACAATCGCTATAACTACATTCCACTAGGAGTGGGAGTTGTCATTTCTCCGTGGAATTTCTTATTTGCTATTATGGCAGGTACGACTGTTGCAGCCATGGTAACAGGAAATACAGTGTTACTTAAACCTGCAAGTTCTACACCTGTAGTAGCATATAAATTTTTAGAAGTGCTTGAAGAAGCAGGCCTACCACCTGGTGTTATTAACTTTATTCCGGGTAGCGGGAAAGAAGTGGGAGACTATCTAGTTGACCATCCAAAAACTCGCTTTATTAGCTTCACAGGATCAAAAGAAGTAGGGCTACGTATTTATGAACGTGCAGCAAAGGTTCATCCAGGTCAAAAATGGCTTAAGCGTGTAATTGCTGAGATGGGTGGAAAAGATACAATTGTAGTAGATAAAGAGGCTGACCTAGAGTTAGCAGCACAATCTATCGTTGCATCTGCATTTGGCTTCTCAGGTCAAAAATGTTCTGCATGCTCACGTGCTGTTATAGTGGAAGATGTGTATGACGAAGTTCTAAATCGTGTTGTAGAATTAACGAAAAAGTTAACGGTTGGTAATACGACTAACAATGAGTTCTTCATGGGTCCTGTTATCGATCAAGCGGCTTATAATAAAATTATGGAATACATTGAAATTGGAAAAGGCGAAGGTAGGCTTATGGCTGGTGGCGAAGGTGATGATAGCACAGGTTACTTCATTCAACCTACTATATTTGCAGACCTAGCACCAGATGCACGCCTTATGCAGGAAGAAATCTTTGGACCAGTTGTGGCATTTGCGAAGGCTAAAGACTTTGATGAAGCACTTGAAATTGCAAACAATACAGAGTATGGTCTAACGGGCGCTGTTCTTACTAACAACCGTGCACATATTGAAAAAGCACGTGAAGATTTCCACGTTGGTAACCTTTATTTTAACCGTGGTTGTACAGGTGCTATTGTAGGCTATCAACCATTTGGTGGATTCAATATGTCCGGAACAGATTCTAAAGCAGGCGGTCCTGATTACTTAGTCCTTCACATGCAAGGAAAAACAACATCAGAGATGCTGTAA
- a CDS encoding pyruvate kinase, translating into MNSVLKEDTISQQLVEVLDFIQARTMQTVQKWHYHTEDRTFSRDNLLAYLALRQLDIHDLQMQLADMGLSSLGRSEHNVLESITAVLQHLPTSHHIPQPSQNVSPLSIIQSRKERIYGRHSETKQTSIMVTIDAKSLEDDSLIENLLLRGMNIARINTAHDRTDDWLQIINRIRTTEQLLISKGLYSPNRHCRIYMDLAGPKIRTGAFVMKRSMIKFSPKNIGYLDSNVTNSFIKKERELDKACVLAVPYELVQRVTTGDKLMIVDERGKTREILVTDIENTRLKVQIDRKAFIIENAYIYVDEEKYQIGPTQAVQVPCKLQKRDVLRLYRDSTIIGQPASESHPASISCTLPEALTQVIEGDRVFFDDGKISGISTHIAEDYIDITITAPHIKPAKLKSGKGINLPDTAINISSLSDEDITHLEFAVKHADIVGLSFIHSAADLENLQTHLTLLGGTHLAVVAKIETKDAIRNLASILLKGLEFESFGVMIARGDLAVEVGFENLSHVQEDILCMCEAAHIPVILATQILERLAKEGTPARAEITDAAMGIRAECVMLNKGPHIVEAVEVLSTLLKNAALSHVKKRQVFTHFTKQCGIFIDEDNN; encoded by the coding sequence ATGAATTCTGTATTAAAAGAAGACACTATTTCTCAACAGCTGGTTGAAGTATTAGATTTTATTCAAGCAAGAACAATGCAAACCGTGCAAAAATGGCATTATCATACGGAAGACCGTACATTTAGTCGCGATAATCTCCTAGCTTATTTGGCATTACGTCAATTAGATATCCACGACCTACAAATGCAGTTAGCAGATATGGGACTTTCCTCTTTAGGTCGCTCCGAACATAATGTCCTTGAAAGTATTACAGCAGTTTTACAGCATCTACCTACGAGTCATCACATACCGCAACCCAGTCAGAATGTATCGCCGTTATCCATTATCCAATCCCGGAAAGAACGCATCTACGGAAGGCATAGTGAAACAAAACAAACGAGCATCATGGTTACAATCGATGCTAAATCACTTGAAGATGATAGTTTAATAGAAAACCTACTACTCCGCGGTATGAATATTGCACGTATTAACACAGCTCATGATAGGACTGATGATTGGCTGCAAATTATTAATAGAATTCGCACCACTGAGCAGCTCCTTATAAGCAAAGGCTTATACTCTCCTAATCGTCATTGTAGAATTTATATGGATTTAGCCGGCCCAAAAATTCGTACAGGTGCTTTCGTAATGAAACGTAGCATGATTAAATTTTCACCAAAAAACATTGGGTACTTAGACAGTAATGTAACAAATAGCTTTATAAAAAAAGAGAGAGAGTTAGATAAAGCATGTGTGTTAGCAGTTCCGTATGAGCTAGTACAAAGGGTAACCACCGGTGATAAACTGATGATTGTAGACGAGCGTGGAAAAACAAGAGAAATACTTGTAACTGACATAGAAAACACTAGATTGAAGGTACAAATTGATAGAAAAGCTTTCATAATTGAGAACGCGTACATATATGTTGATGAGGAAAAATATCAGATCGGTCCAACACAAGCTGTACAAGTTCCTTGCAAGCTTCAAAAAAGAGACGTACTGCGACTTTACCGTGACAGCACAATTATCGGTCAACCTGCTTCAGAATCTCATCCAGCATCTATTTCATGTACACTTCCAGAAGCACTTACACAAGTTATTGAAGGGGATCGAGTGTTTTTTGATGATGGAAAAATATCCGGTATCTCCACTCATATAGCAGAAGATTACATTGACATTACTATTACAGCACCACATATAAAGCCCGCAAAGTTAAAATCGGGAAAAGGAATAAATTTGCCTGATACAGCAATTAATATATCTTCTCTTTCTGATGAAGATATTACTCATTTAGAATTTGCTGTTAAACATGCCGATATTGTGGGTCTGTCATTTATTCATAGTGCTGCTGATTTGGAGAATCTACAAACTCACTTAACTCTATTAGGCGGCACACATTTAGCGGTTGTAGCCAAAATAGAAACAAAAGATGCTATTCGTAACTTAGCTAGTATTTTACTAAAAGGATTGGAGTTTGAGTCCTTTGGTGTCATGATTGCACGCGGGGATTTAGCGGTTGAAGTTGGTTTTGAAAATCTATCTCACGTCCAGGAAGATATATTATGTATGTGTGAAGCAGCCCATATACCTGTTATTCTAGCTACTCAAATACTAGAACGTCTTGCCAAAGAAGGAACTCCTGCTCGTGCAGAAATAACCGATGCGGCGATGGGCATACGAGCTGAATGCGTCATGCTAAACAAAGGACCACATATCGTCGAAGCTGTCGAAGTGCTGTCAACTTTACTTAAAAACGCAGCTCTTTCACACGTAAAAAAACGACAAGTCTTCACGCATTTTACGAAGCAGTGCGGTATCTTTATAGATGAGGATAATAATTAA
- the putP gene encoding sodium/proline symporter PutP, whose protein sequence is MSTPTLVTFMVYLVGMLGIGILFYRLTNNLSDYVLGGRSLGPGVTALSAGASDMSSWLLLGLPGYAYTAGMDALWICVGLAVGAYLNWQYVAGRLRTYTEIAQDSITVPDYLENRFKDSTKLLRVISAIVILLFFTFYASSGLVGGAILFQETFGMTYNQALLIGAIVIISYTFLGGFLAVSWTDFVQGILMFLALIVVPIVAINSINGWEETIAKVGSIDPSYLSAYDNMTLIGIVSLLAWGLGYFGQPHIITRFMAIRSRKDVPVARVIGMSWMVLGLIGAILTGFAGVAYFAESTVTVDNPEKVFILFTDVLFNPWVSGILLAAILSAIMSTIDSQLLVSSSALAEDFYGAILKKDASQKELVWVGRLGVVVIALIAIFLAWTANPANENASSILDLVSYAWAGFGAAFGPVIILSLFWKKMNRWGALSGMLTGAITVVVWAKLEGGIFNLYEIVPGFLICAFMIWLVSVVTGGSSMEIQEEFEQMQTA, encoded by the coding sequence TTGTCAACTCCAACGTTAGTTACGTTTATGGTGTATTTAGTAGGAATGTTAGGAATAGGTATTTTATTTTATCGTCTAACTAATAACTTATCAGACTATGTATTAGGTGGCAGAAGCCTAGGACCAGGTGTTACAGCACTAAGTGCAGGAGCATCTGATATGAGTAGTTGGTTGCTATTGGGGCTTCCAGGATATGCTTACACTGCAGGTATGGATGCATTATGGATATGTGTAGGTTTAGCTGTCGGGGCTTACTTAAACTGGCAATATGTTGCAGGACGTCTACGTACATATACAGAGATTGCTCAGGATTCGATTACAGTACCAGATTATCTAGAGAATCGTTTTAAGGATTCTACTAAGCTATTACGTGTTATTTCAGCAATAGTAATCTTATTGTTCTTTACCTTCTATGCTTCATCTGGTTTAGTAGGAGGCGCGATTTTATTCCAAGAAACATTTGGAATGACGTATAACCAAGCACTACTAATTGGTGCAATCGTCATTATATCGTATACGTTTTTAGGAGGGTTCCTGGCGGTTAGTTGGACTGATTTTGTTCAGGGAATTTTGATGTTCTTAGCCCTCATCGTCGTGCCGATTGTAGCAATTAATAGTATAAATGGCTGGGAAGAAACAATTGCCAAGGTTGGTAGTATTGATCCGTCATATTTGAGTGCGTATGATAATATGACGCTTATCGGTATTGTTTCATTACTAGCATGGGGCTTAGGGTACTTTGGTCAGCCTCATATCATTACGCGTTTTATGGCGATTCGCTCGCGTAAGGATGTACCAGTAGCCCGTGTAATTGGGATGAGCTGGATGGTTTTAGGTTTAATTGGTGCAATTTTGACTGGATTTGCTGGCGTTGCTTACTTCGCAGAGAGCACTGTAACAGTCGATAATCCTGAAAAAGTATTTATCCTATTTACGGATGTATTATTTAATCCATGGGTATCGGGTATTTTGCTAGCTGCTATTTTGTCAGCTATTATGAGTACCATCGATTCACAGCTACTTGTGTCTTCAAGTGCGCTAGCTGAAGACTTTTATGGTGCCATCTTAAAGAAGGATGCTAGCCAAAAGGAATTAGTTTGGGTTGGCCGTTTAGGGGTTGTAGTCATTGCTCTTATTGCTATATTCTTAGCATGGACAGCGAACCCTGCTAACGAGAATGCTTCATCCATTCTCGATTTAGTAAGCTATGCATGGGCAGGATTCGGTGCTGCATTTGGACCGGTTATTATATTATCATTGTTCTGGAAGAAGATGAATCGCTGGGGTGCCCTTTCAGGTATGCTTACAGGTGCTATAACAGTTGTTGTATGGGCAAAACTAGAAGGTGGCATTTTTAACTTATACGAAATCGTGCCAGGCTTCCTAATTTGTGCGTTCATGATTTGGCTTGTGAGTGTCGTGACAGGTGGATCTTCTATGGAAATTCAGGAAGAGTTCGAACAAATGCAAACAGCGTAG
- the gatC gene encoding Asp-tRNA(Asn)/Glu-tRNA(Gln) amidotransferase subunit GatC: MSRISIDQVKHVANLARLAISEDEAAMYQQQLDKIITYAELLNELDTSNVEPTSHVLPLKNIMREDEPSEGLPIEKVLKNAPDHQDGQFQVPAIIE; encoded by the coding sequence ATGTCACGGATTTCCATTGACCAAGTGAAGCATGTGGCGAATTTAGCGCGCCTTGCCATTTCTGAAGACGAAGCTGCAATGTATCAACAACAGCTGGACAAGATTATTACATATGCAGAGTTATTAAACGAGCTCGATACGAGTAATGTAGAGCCTACTTCCCATGTGTTACCACTGAAGAATATAATGCGCGAAGATGAGCCGAGCGAAGGATTACCGATAGAAAAAGTACTGAAAAATGCGCCAGACCATCAAGATGGCCAATTCCAAGTACCAGCCATTATTGAATAA
- the gatA gene encoding Asp-tRNA(Asn)/Glu-tRNA(Gln) amidotransferase subunit GatA — translation MSLFEKRISELKGLLHKSEITVTDLVDESFKRIKQVDGDVKAFLTLNEEQAYVKAKELDESKQKEHGLLYGMPIGLKDNIVTEGLRTTAASKILHNFDPIYDSTTAARIRQSDAIIIGKLNMDEFAMGSSTENSGFQKTRNPWDLDRVPGGSSGGSAAAVAAGEVPFSLGSDTGGSIRQPAAYCGIVGLKPTYGRVSRYGLIAFASSLDQIGPLSRTVEDNAFLLQAICGVDPMDGTSAHVEVPDFLSSLTGDVKGLKIAVPKEYIGEGVDAAVKEKIMAALKVLEGLGAEWEEVSLPHSKYGLATYYLLASSEASSNLARFDGVRYGYRSDNGKNLLDMYKLSRSEGFGEEVKRRIMLGTYALSSGYYDAYYKKAQKVRTLIKQDFETVFEKYDVIIGPTAPTPAFKIDENMSDPMTMYANDILTIPVNLAGVPGISVPCGLVDGLPVGLQIIGKHFDESTVYRVAHAFEQATDFHKARPQL, via the coding sequence GTGTCTTTATTTGAAAAAAGAATATCTGAGCTTAAAGGGTTATTGCATAAAAGTGAGATTACAGTAACCGATTTAGTGGATGAATCTTTTAAACGAATTAAACAAGTGGACGGGGATGTTAAAGCATTTTTAACACTAAATGAAGAGCAAGCGTATGTGAAAGCAAAAGAACTTGATGAGTCAAAACAAAAGGAGCACGGCCTGCTCTATGGAATGCCGATTGGACTTAAAGATAATATTGTAACCGAAGGATTACGAACAACAGCAGCTAGTAAAATATTACATAATTTCGATCCGATATATGACTCAACAACAGCAGCTCGGATACGTCAGTCAGATGCGATAATCATCGGAAAGCTGAACATGGATGAGTTTGCGATGGGTTCATCGACGGAGAACTCTGGTTTTCAAAAGACACGTAATCCATGGGATTTAGACCGTGTACCTGGCGGATCTAGTGGTGGATCAGCTGCTGCTGTAGCGGCGGGTGAAGTGCCATTTTCATTAGGGTCTGATACAGGTGGTTCTATACGCCAACCAGCTGCCTATTGTGGAATTGTCGGGTTAAAGCCTACATATGGACGAGTGTCACGTTACGGTTTAATAGCATTTGCATCTTCTTTAGATCAAATCGGCCCACTATCCCGAACGGTTGAGGACAATGCCTTTCTTTTACAAGCAATATGTGGGGTTGATCCTATGGACGGAACATCAGCACATGTAGAAGTGCCGGACTTCTTATCCAGCTTAACAGGAGATGTTAAGGGATTGAAAATTGCTGTTCCGAAAGAGTACATCGGAGAAGGTGTGGATGCTGCCGTAAAAGAAAAAATTATGGCTGCGTTAAAAGTACTTGAAGGCCTTGGTGCAGAGTGGGAGGAAGTATCTCTACCACATTCTAAATATGGTCTAGCAACGTATTACCTATTAGCATCTTCAGAGGCATCTTCAAATTTAGCACGCTTTGACGGTGTTCGATATGGATATCGCTCTGACAATGGCAAGAACTTATTGGACATGTACAAGCTGAGTCGCAGTGAAGGATTCGGAGAAGAAGTGAAGCGACGTATCATGCTCGGAACATATGCGTTAAGCTCGGGCTATTATGATGCATACTACAAAAAAGCACAGAAGGTACGTACATTGATTAAGCAGGATTTTGAAACTGTTTTTGAGAAATACGACGTGATTATTGGTCCAACAGCTCCCACACCAGCCTTTAAAATTGATGAGAATATGAGCGACCCTATGACGATGTATGCCAATGATATTCTTACAATTCCGGTAAATCTAGCGGGTGTGCCAGGTATTTCTGTTCCATGTGGATTGGTAGATGGACTGCCTGTTGGGTTACAAATTATTGGCAAGCACTTTGATGAAAGTACAGTATATCGAGTGGCACATGCATTTGAACAAGCAACTGATTTTCATAAAGCGAGACCACAATTATAA
- the gatB gene encoding Asp-tRNA(Asn)/Glu-tRNA(Gln) amidotransferase subunit GatB, with the protein MSFETVIGLEVHVELKTKSKIFSSSPVDFGVAPNTNTTVIDLGYPGVLPVVNKKAVEFAMKAAMALNCEVAPVTKFDRKNYFYPDNPKAYQISQFDQPVGENGWIDIEVNGETKRIGITRLHLEEDAGKLTHSGFGYSLVDYNRQGTPLIEIVSEPDLRSPEEAYAYLEKLKAIIQYTGVSDCKMEEGSLRCDANISLRPVGQEELGTKTELKNLNSFAFVKAGLEYEERRQEQVLLAGGKIDQETRRFDEATKKTILMRTKEGSDDYRYFPEPDLVVLHIDDEWRERIRAEIPELPDVRRKRYIEELGLPAYDASILTITKESADFFEATVAAGADAKQASNWIMGELLAYLNAEGKELHEVALTPKSLAGMIKLIEDGTISSKIAKKVFKELVEKGGDAKEIVEAQGLVQISDPAQLLPIINEVLDANPKIIDDYKNGKTKAAASLVGQIMKATRGQANPPMVNKLLNEELEKR; encoded by the coding sequence ATGTCATTTGAAACGGTAATTGGTCTAGAGGTTCACGTTGAGCTAAAAACAAAATCAAAGATTTTTTCTAGTAGCCCTGTAGACTTTGGGGTTGCGCCAAATACGAATACAACAGTTATTGATTTAGGGTACCCAGGTGTGCTGCCAGTTGTGAATAAAAAAGCAGTCGAGTTTGCGATGAAGGCTGCGATGGCTCTAAATTGTGAAGTTGCTCCTGTCACAAAGTTTGATAGAAAAAACTATTTTTATCCCGACAACCCAAAGGCGTATCAAATCTCGCAATTTGATCAGCCTGTCGGAGAAAACGGTTGGATCGATATAGAAGTGAACGGCGAAACAAAGCGTATTGGTATTACGCGTTTACATTTGGAAGAGGATGCAGGCAAGCTAACACATTCAGGTTTTGGTTATTCATTAGTTGACTACAATCGCCAAGGAACACCATTGATTGAAATTGTCTCAGAGCCTGATTTGCGTTCACCTGAAGAGGCTTATGCTTATTTAGAAAAATTAAAAGCAATCATTCAGTACACAGGTGTATCCGATTGTAAAATGGAGGAAGGCTCACTTCGTTGTGATGCTAACATTTCACTGCGTCCTGTTGGGCAGGAAGAGCTTGGGACGAAGACAGAATTGAAAAACCTTAACTCGTTTGCGTTTGTTAAAGCAGGCTTAGAGTATGAAGAACGTCGTCAGGAGCAAGTGTTATTAGCCGGTGGTAAGATTGATCAAGAAACACGACGTTTCGATGAAGCTACGAAAAAAACAATTTTAATGCGTACAAAAGAAGGATCAGATGACTACCGCTACTTCCCTGAACCAGATTTAGTCGTATTGCATATTGATGACGAGTGGCGCGAGCGTATTCGTGCTGAGATTCCAGAGCTTCCCGATGTACGTCGTAAGCGATATATAGAGGAGCTAGGACTGCCAGCATATGATGCGAGCATTTTAACAATCACAAAAGAGAGTGCCGACTTTTTTGAAGCAACGGTAGCGGCAGGTGCTGATGCGAAACAGGCTTCAAACTGGATAATGGGTGAGTTGTTAGCTTACTTAAATGCCGAAGGAAAAGAGCTTCATGAGGTGGCGCTCACACCAAAATCGTTAGCTGGTATGATAAAGCTCATTGAGGACGGAACAATATCATCAAAAATAGCGAAAAAAGTATTTAAAGAACTCGTTGAAAAAGGTGGCGATGCGAAGGAAATTGTCGAGGCACAAGGCCTTGTGCAAATTTCTGATCCTGCACAGCTACTGCCAATCATTAATGAAGTTTTGGACGCGAATCCGAAAATTATTGATGATTATAAAAATGGGAAAACAAAAGCAGCCGCATCTTTAGTAGGGCAAATTATGAAAGCTACACGCGGCCAAGCCAACCCACCAATGGTAAATAAATTGTTGAATGAAGAGTTAGAAAAAAGATAG
- a CDS encoding PspA/IM30 family protein: protein MKDILKNLFRIGGEKNNPVILIEEYLMQLNNQIRELEKQVAKTIAEEKRLQRDVMDAKQRIDARQSQAIRALEENNENLARRALSDKVQVQNNLEQLTKLYKDTKTVAEELSNKLRDLKHDYAETSLQLKTLKSQEHLANLKTQVNRDMANLQEKAVKKQIETLEQQVLQVEADAELADMKRQYSQSLGKDFHSVELEETVDTELAKLKKEKDES from the coding sequence ATGAAGGATATTCTGAAAAACTTATTTCGTATTGGTGGAGAAAAAAATAATCCTGTTATTCTCATTGAAGAGTATTTGATGCAGCTGAATAATCAGATTCGAGAGCTAGAAAAGCAGGTTGCGAAAACGATTGCAGAAGAAAAACGTCTGCAAAGAGATGTAATGGATGCAAAGCAGCGAATAGATGCAAGGCAATCTCAAGCGATACGCGCCTTGGAAGAGAATAATGAAAATTTGGCAAGACGTGCTTTATCTGATAAGGTTCAGGTGCAAAATAACCTGGAGCAATTAACAAAGCTATATAAAGATACTAAAACGGTTGCTGAAGAGCTTTCTAATAAGCTTAGAGATTTAAAGCATGACTATGCAGAAACAAGCTTGCAACTTAAAACGTTGAAGTCGCAGGAACATTTGGCAAACTTAAAAACACAAGTGAACCGAGATATGGCTAATCTTCAAGAAAAAGCGGTAAAGAAGCAAATAGAAACCCTTGAGCAGCAGGTGCTTCAAGTAGAAGCGGATGCTGAATTAGCTGACATGAAGCGACAATATTCACAAAGCTTAGGAAAAGACTTTCATAGTGTAGAGCTTGAAGAAACGGTTGATACCGAGCTAGCAAAACTTAAAAAAGAGAAGGATGAATCATGA
- a CDS encoding NfeD family protein produces the protein MMESIFLWGLIIAGATTVIYILLSDILDGFFDWIPFDFLNPSLILSFLSIFFASGYIFVRFTAFSDFMSIVIAFGIAFIIAVLLHFFVFIPLKSAEASLTYSDDDLKGRIGSVITGIPVDGFGEVVIKSSSGTISKSAQSFENVEIPYGHDVLIVDVKNGVLQVTPYETLS, from the coding sequence ATGATGGAATCAATTTTTTTATGGGGGCTCATAATAGCCGGCGCTACCACTGTTATTTATATATTATTATCTGATATACTAGATGGCTTTTTTGACTGGATCCCATTTGACTTTTTAAATCCATCTCTCATCCTATCGTTTTTATCTATCTTTTTTGCTAGTGGCTATATATTTGTAAGATTTACAGCGTTTTCTGATTTTATGTCGATTGTCATAGCTTTTGGTATAGCATTTATCATTGCGGTCCTACTGCACTTTTTCGTTTTTATCCCGTTAAAGTCGGCGGAGGCATCTCTAACGTATTCTGATGATGATCTAAAGGGACGAATTGGCTCGGTCATTACCGGTATTCCAGTCGATGGGTTCGGGGAGGTTGTTATCAAGAGTAGCTCAGGCACAATCTCAAAGTCTGCGCAAAGCTTTGAAAATGTAGAAATTCCTTATGGACACGATGTGTTGATTGTAGATGTGAAAAACGGAGTACTACAAGTTACTCCATATGAAACTTTATCTTAG
- a CDS encoding flotillin family protein: protein MNTIIIAIIAVVAVLLIALIAVFVARYRTVGPDEALIVTGSYLGGKNVNIDEAGNKVKIVRGGGTFVLPVFQQAEPLSLLSIKLDVQTPEVYTEQGVPVMADGTAIIKIGSSIGDIATAAEQFLGKKKEDLENEAREVLEGHLRSILGSMTVEEIYKNREKFSQEVQRVASQDLAKMGLIIVSFTIKDVRDKNGYLESLGKPRIAQVKRDADIATAEADKETRIKRAEADKDAKRAELERATEIAEAEKINQLKVAEYRREQDNAKARADQAYALEEARSKQEVTEQQMQIRIIERQKQIELEEKEILRREKQYDSEVKKKADADRYSVEQSAAAEKAKEMAQADATKYRIEAMAKAEAEKVRIDGLAKADAERAQGEAEAEVIRLKGLAEAEAKQKIAEAFEKYGQAAVLDMIVRMLPEYAKQVATPLSNIDKITVVDTGSGEGGGANKVTSYATNLMSTLQESLKASSGIDVKDLLENFSGKGNIKASVDQLTNELTKKPVNKEERDQ, encoded by the coding sequence ATGAACACTATTATTATTGCTATTATTGCAGTTGTTGCGGTCTTACTTATCGCGCTTATTGCTGTGTTTGTCGCACGCTACCGTACGGTAGGGCCAGATGAAGCGTTAATCGTAACAGGAAGCTATTTAGGTGGAAAAAATGTAAATATCGATGAAGCTGGAAATAAAGTGAAAATAGTTCGCGGTGGCGGTACATTCGTTCTTCCGGTATTCCAGCAAGCTGAGCCGTTAAGCTTACTTTCTATTAAACTAGATGTACAAACACCAGAAGTGTACACAGAACAAGGTGTACCAGTTATGGCTGACGGAACAGCAATCATCAAAATTGGTAGTTCCATAGGCGACATCGCCACCGCAGCTGAGCAATTTTTAGGGAAAAAGAAAGAGGACCTTGAAAACGAAGCTCGTGAAGTGTTAGAAGGTCATTTACGCTCGATCTTAGGTTCGATGACGGTAGAAGAAATCTATAAAAATCGTGAAAAGTTTTCACAAGAGGTACAACGTGTTGCCTCTCAAGACCTTGCAAAAATGGGCCTTATTATCGTTTCATTTACAATAAAAGATGTTCGGGATAAAAATGGATATCTTGAGTCGCTTGGTAAACCACGTATCGCACAAGTTAAGCGTGATGCGGATATTGCAACAGCCGAAGCGGATAAAGAAACACGTATCAAGCGTGCGGAAGCAGATAAAGATGCCAAACGTGCAGAGCTAGAACGTGCAACAGAAATTGCTGAAGCGGAAAAAATCAATCAACTTAAAGTGGCGGAATATCGTCGCGAACAAGATAACGCAAAGGCGCGTGCTGACCAAGCCTATGCCTTAGAGGAAGCAAGATCGAAGCAGGAAGTTACTGAGCAACAAATGCAAATTAGAATTATTGAGCGTCAAAAGCAAATAGAGTTAGAGGAAAAAGAGATTTTACGTCGCGAAAAGCAATACGATTCAGAAGTGAAAAAGAAAGCCGATGCCGACCGTTACTCTGTTGAACAATCGGCAGCTGCAGAAAAGGCTAAGGAAATGGCACAAGCAGATGCCACAAAATACCGTATTGAAGCAATGGCGAAAGCTGAAGCAGAAAAGGTTCGAATCGATGGTCTTGCAAAAGCTGATGCAGAACGTGCACAAGGGGAAGCAGAAGCAGAGGTTATTCGTCTTAAAGGTCTTGCTGAAGCAGAAGCAAAACAAAAGATCGCCGAAGCATTCGAGAAATACGGTCAAGCGGCTGTTCTCGATATGATTGTGAGAATGCTGCCTGAATACGCGAAGCAAGTGGCTACACCACTTTCTAATATTGATAAAATTACAGTTGTGGACACTGGTAGCGGCGAAGGTGGCGGTGCCAACAAGGTAACGTCATACGCGACGAACTTAATGTCAACATTACAAGAGTCATTGAAAGCTTCATCAGGTATTGATGTGAAAGACTTGTTAGAGAACTTCTCAGGAAAAGGAAACATAAAAGCAAGTGTCGATCAATTAACGAATGAGTTAACAAAGAAGCCTGTGAACAAGGAAGAGCGGGATCAATAA